In Desulfomicrobium apsheronum, the following proteins share a genomic window:
- a CDS encoding PAS domain S-box protein, producing MTDTFEAQKRILREQAEARLAYSVSEVENLSLEEIKTLFHEYQVHQIELELQNEELRDTQKQYEIARDRFASLFNDAPVGYLTIDQSGIIAQTNQTFAEMVEREPHLLGGKALVDFIATEDRSAFLGRFKAFFKSPEGKQLNFTLRGSQRRVHCVGKIENQSQEPAQQRRLLLVLSDITDQARAEKALLEREHFLTSILETTQDGFWVYDSSGHLRNVNDAYCRMSGYTREELEGLRIADLDAVEEEAVTQERLERIMKNGSELFETRHRRKDGSVFDVEVSASHLDLYGGMLVCFCRDISDRKAAESACRENEMRYRLLSDLTMEGIVIHKKGVVVDLNASLARILGYEPHEILGRNMLELFVHEHDRHIVRENVVKDYARPYVVRFVKKNGEVFYVELEARNFEVNGETMRVASVRDITERRKSEEEIARVNAELRNALAEKDRFFSIIAHDLKSPISGFLSLTKILVEDFEGLTMKEVNTSLNALYKSSVRVFALLENLLEWAKLQQGMLTCSRSPFLLKELIKSSIDFKHSVAEQKEIILNHDVPDGLIADIDPPMIGTVLRNLLSNALKFSNRGGQVLITARQSGDTITVAVRDEGVGMDPHTLAMLFSLDNKITRPGTEDEFSTGLGLILCKEFVEKHGGRIWAESSPGQGATFYFTLPVGDRNGGSSTC from the coding sequence TCGCGCGGGACCGCTTTGCGAGTCTTTTCAACGACGCCCCGGTCGGATATCTGACCATCGACCAGAGCGGGATCATCGCCCAGACCAACCAGACCTTCGCCGAGATGGTCGAACGGGAACCGCACCTGCTTGGCGGCAAGGCGCTGGTCGATTTCATAGCCACGGAAGATCGTTCGGCTTTTCTCGGGCGGTTCAAGGCCTTTTTCAAGAGTCCTGAAGGCAAACAATTGAACTTTACACTGCGGGGCAGCCAGCGCCGGGTGCACTGCGTGGGCAAGATCGAGAACCAGAGTCAGGAACCGGCCCAACAGCGTCGTTTGCTTCTGGTTCTGAGCGACATCACGGATCAGGCCAGGGCGGAAAAGGCCTTGCTGGAACGTGAGCATTTTCTGACGTCCATCCTGGAGACCACTCAGGACGGGTTCTGGGTTTATGATTCGAGCGGCCACTTACGGAACGTCAACGATGCGTATTGCCGCATGTCCGGGTACACCAGAGAAGAACTGGAAGGCCTGCGCATCGCCGATCTCGACGCCGTGGAAGAGGAGGCCGTGACGCAGGAGCGTCTTGAGCGCATCATGAAAAACGGCTCCGAGCTTTTTGAAACGAGGCATCGCCGAAAAGACGGCAGTGTTTTCGACGTGGAGGTTTCGGCTTCCCATCTTGACCTGTACGGGGGCATGCTTGTCTGTTTCTGCCGCGACATTTCCGACCGCAAGGCAGCTGAATCGGCCTGCCGCGAGAACGAAATGCGCTACAGGCTGCTTTCCGACCTGACCATGGAGGGCATCGTCATCCACAAAAAGGGTGTCGTCGTTGACTTGAACGCCTCCCTGGCCAGAATTCTGGGATATGAACCGCATGAGATACTCGGACGGAATATGCTGGAACTGTTTGTTCATGAACACGACCGGCACATTGTGCGCGAGAACGTCGTCAAGGATTACGCAAGGCCTTACGTGGTCAGGTTCGTGAAGAAAAACGGCGAGGTCTTTTACGTCGAGCTTGAGGCTCGAAATTTCGAGGTCAACGGCGAGACCATGCGCGTGGCCTCGGTGCGAGATATCACCGAGCGCAGGAAATCCGAGGAGGAAATAGCGCGGGTCAACGCCGAACTTCGAAATGCGCTCGCCGAAAAGGACAGATTCTTTTCCATCATCGCCCACGATCTCAAATCGCCCATATCCGGCTTTCTTTCCCTGACCAAGATCCTGGTCGAGGATTTCGAGGGTTTGACCATGAAGGAAGTCAATACCTCCTTGAATGCATTGTATAAAAGTTCCGTGCGTGTGTTCGCGCTGCTGGAGAATCTTCTGGAGTGGGCAAAATTGCAGCAGGGCATGCTGACCTGTTCGCGCAGTCCTTTCCTTTTGAAGGAGCTCATAAAGTCGAGCATCGATTTCAAGCATTCCGTCGCAGAGCAAAAGGAAATCATCCTTAACCACGATGTCCCGGACGGGCTGATCGCCGACATCGATCCGCCCATGATCGGCACCGTGCTGCGCAATCTTCTGTCCAATGCCCTGAAATTTTCGAACCGGGGCGGGCAGGTGCTCATCACGGCCAGGCAAAGCGGAGACACGATCACCGTCGCGGTGCGGGATGAAGGGGTGGGTATGGACCCACATACCTTGGCCATGCTCTTTTCCCTGGACAACAAGATCACGCGACCCGGCACCGAGGACGAGTTCAGCACGGGCCTTGGGCTCATCCTGTGCAAGGAATTCGTCGAAAAACACGGCGGCAGAATCTGGGCGGAAAGCAGTCCGGGGCAGGGGGCGACATTTTATTTCACCCTCCCGGTCGGGGACAGAAATGGCGGTTCTTCGACCTGTTGA